In Halarcobacter mediterraneus, the following proteins share a genomic window:
- the nhaD gene encoding sodium:proton antiporter NhaD, with protein MLKLLMVLLLSSITLLASGGNSTPGEIAPDLTMTWVGFACLFIFVVGYYFVAAEEKYGIDKAKPALFIGTFMFVLVALYYALNDLSMDLVHTQAQHLILEIAEIFFFLFVAMTYIESLIHMGVFDRLKYNLVSKGFSYKKMFWVTGFIAFFLSPIADNLTTALILSTVLITIEKTRKDFLVPGAINIVVAANAGGAWSPFGDITTLMAWTAGKGHFTDFLFLFPASVLGYLVTAFLLSKFVPDDKPTFDASKESKPEMAEGAKVVMGLGVFTIFCAVMSHQVLHLPAMWGMMFGLSLLKVYSYGLQRKYGTEHFNIFHSMAKIENNTLMFFFGILAAVGALYFIGWLGLAAIVYQPDVLGPTWSNIGVGFLSAIVDNVPVMSAVLKANPDMGLDQWMLVTLTAGVGGSMISFGSAAGVGVMGKLHGIYTFGAHMKLAWTIVIGYFVSIAVWYFQYEILGFYHIG; from the coding sequence ATGTTAAAACTGTTGATGGTATTACTTCTATCATCTATAACATTATTAGCTAGTGGTGGAAATTCTACCCCTGGAGAAATTGCACCTGATTTAACTATGACTTGGGTTGGATTTGCGTGCTTGTTTATATTTGTTGTTGGTTATTATTTTGTGGCAGCGGAGGAAAAGTACGGCATAGATAAAGCTAAACCTGCTTTATTTATTGGTACTTTTATGTTTGTATTAGTAGCGTTATATTATGCTTTAAATGACTTAAGTATGGATTTAGTACATACTCAAGCTCAACATCTAATCTTAGAAATTGCAGAAATTTTCTTTTTCTTATTTGTTGCAATGACTTATATTGAGTCTTTAATTCATATGGGAGTTTTCGATAGATTAAAGTATAATCTTGTTTCAAAAGGTTTCAGCTATAAAAAAATGTTCTGGGTAACTGGATTTATTGCATTTTTCTTATCTCCTATTGCTGATAACTTAACTACTGCATTAATTCTTTCTACTGTATTAATCACTATTGAAAAAACAAGAAAAGACTTTTTAGTACCAGGGGCTATTAATATTGTTGTTGCAGCTAATGCAGGTGGTGCATGGTCTCCTTTTGGTGATATCACTACACTTATGGCATGGACAGCAGGAAAAGGTCATTTTACTGATTTCTTATTTTTATTCCCAGCTTCAGTTTTAGGTTATTTAGTTACTGCATTTTTATTATCTAAATTTGTTCCAGATGATAAACCAACATTTGATGCAAGTAAAGAAAGTAAACCAGAAATGGCAGAAGGTGCAAAAGTAGTAATGGGACTTGGTGTATTTACTATTTTTTGTGCAGTAATGTCTCATCAGGTATTACATTTACCTGCTATGTGGGGTATGATGTTTGGTCTTTCTTTACTTAAAGTTTATTCTTATGGATTACAAAGAAAATATGGTACTGAGCATTTTAATATATTCCATTCAATGGCAAAAATTGAAAATAATACTTTAATGTTTTTCTTTGGTATTTTAGCGGCAGTTGGAGCATTGTATTTTATTGGATGGCTAGGATTAGCTGCAATTGTATATCAACCTGATGTATTAGGACCTACTTGGTCAAATATTGGTGTTGGTTTCTTATCAGCTATTGTTGATAATGTACCTGTAATGTCAGCAGTTCTTAAAGCTAACCCAGATATGGGACTTGACCAATGGATGCTTGTAACACTTACAGCTGGTGTAGGTGGTTCTATGATTTCATTTGGTTCTGCTGCTGGAGTAGGTGTTATGGGTAAATTACATGGTATTTATACTTTTGGTGCCCATATGAAACTTGCATGGACTATTGTAATAGGATACTTTGTTTCTATTGCAGTTTGGTATTTTCAATATGAGATTCTAGGTTTTTATCATATTGGATAA
- the guaA gene encoding glutamine-hydrolyzing GMP synthase, protein MKHVPIVVLDFGSQYTQIIARKLREAGVYSEIVPFSESIEDIKARTPKGIILSGGPASVYAEDAYHPDKEVFNLGLPVLGICYGMQLISQYFGGSVIPADHHEYGKAKLTFEKTSDIFKDTTDGQTVWMSHGDKVDKLADGFEVIGTSENSPFAAIANMDKRIYAFQFHPEVYHSEQGSKILKNFAKYICDCESTWNMGSFAKEQITKIQEQVGNKKVLCAVSGGVDSSVVATLLAEAIGDQLIPVFVDNGLLRANEREQVEAMFKSRGVNLITVDASETFLSRLAGITDPERKRKIIGETFIEVFDEEAKKHDGIEFLAQGTLYTDVIESVSVKGPSKTIKSHHNVGGLPDWMTFELIEPLREIFKDEVRLLGLELGLPKDMIGRHPFPGPGLAIRVMGDVNKPDLELLRKADVIMLDVLHATGLYDKTWQAFTVLLNVKSVGVMGDNRTYDNTVCVRIVEATDGMTATFAHIPHDILETISRRIINEVDGINRVVYDISSKPPATIEWE, encoded by the coding sequence ATGAAACATGTACCAATAGTTGTATTAGATTTTGGTAGTCAATATACACAAATTATTGCAAGAAAACTTAGAGAAGCTGGTGTTTACTCAGAAATTGTACCATTTAGTGAAAGCATAGAAGATATTAAAGCTAGAACTCCAAAAGGTATTATTCTTTCTGGTGGACCAGCATCTGTTTATGCTGAAGATGCTTATCATCCTGATAAAGAGGTATTTAATTTAGGGCTTCCTGTTTTAGGTATTTGTTATGGTATGCAACTTATCTCTCAATATTTTGGTGGCTCGGTTATTCCTGCTGATCATCATGAATATGGTAAAGCAAAACTTACATTTGAAAAGACAAGCGATATTTTCAAAGACACTACAGATGGTCAAACTGTTTGGATGTCTCATGGAGATAAAGTTGATAAATTAGCCGATGGTTTTGAAGTTATTGGAACAAGTGAAAACTCTCCTTTTGCCGCAATTGCAAATATGGATAAAAGAATTTATGCTTTTCAATTTCACCCAGAAGTTTACCATTCAGAGCAAGGGTCAAAAATCCTTAAAAACTTCGCAAAATATATTTGTGATTGTGAATCAACTTGGAATATGGGTTCATTTGCTAAAGAACAAATTACTAAAATCCAAGAGCAAGTTGGAAACAAAAAAGTTCTTTGTGCTGTATCAGGAGGAGTTGATTCTTCTGTAGTTGCTACACTTTTAGCTGAAGCTATTGGAGATCAACTTATTCCTGTATTTGTAGACAATGGTCTTCTTAGAGCAAATGAAAGAGAACAAGTAGAAGCTATGTTTAAAAGTAGAGGAGTTAACTTAATAACTGTTGATGCAAGTGAAACTTTCCTTTCAAGATTAGCAGGTATTACAGACCCTGAAAGAAAAAGAAAAATCATCGGTGAAACTTTTATTGAAGTATTTGATGAAGAAGCAAAAAAACATGATGGTATAGAGTTTTTAGCTCAAGGTACACTTTATACAGATGTTATTGAATCAGTTTCTGTAAAAGGACCTTCAAAAACAATTAAATCTCATCATAATGTTGGTGGACTTCCAGACTGGATGACATTTGAGTTAATAGAGCCTTTACGAGAAATTTTTAAAGATGAAGTTAGACTTTTAGGATTAGAACTTGGACTTCCAAAGGATATGATTGGAAGACATCCTTTCCCTGGACCAGGACTTGCTATTAGAGTTATGGGAGATGTAAATAAACCTGATTTAGAGTTACTAAGAAAAGCTGATGTTATTATGCTAGATGTTCTTCATGCAACAGGATTATATGATAAAACATGGCAAGCCTTTACAGTACTTCTAAATGTAAAATCAGTTGGAGTAATGGGTGATAATAGAACTTATGATAACACTGTATGTGTAAGAATAGTTGAAGCAACTGATGGTATGACAGCTACATTTGCACATATTCCACATGATATCTTAGAAACAATTTCAAGAAGAATTATCAATGAAGTTGATGGGATTAATAGAGTTGTTTATGATATTTCTTCAAAACCACCAGCAACAATTGAGTGGGAATAA